One Phalacrocorax aristotelis chromosome 10, bGulAri2.1, whole genome shotgun sequence genomic region harbors:
- the MRPS34 gene encoding small ribosomal subunit protein mS34 produces the protein MGIHREGPAARARPAGRRPEPGPRGAEPPRLPAARVPRVARPRHLRSAPAPGGAASGRGGKRRRRGPRPGLGGALSWSAGAMARKKLHRPIAAMAKKIREYRALKNRPRESQRFSLDYETMRRPLTQKRLPVRAWEDARNENRLFALLCRLPRFGLGRTVTRKSWLWAHDEPCYWVVTKAKADYTAENMDHGRAWGYLTFRGKTEEKVREIDKVMYHDWRLVPKHEEEAFKKFTPVPEETIRYLPYPPLLRAMILAQWQKEGKPITEEPMIDLKKGTASPPQGAKKKATGTPV, from the exons ATGGGGATCCACCGAGAGGGCCCGGCCGCCcgtgcccgccccgccggccgcaGGCCGGAGCCTGGCCCCAGGGGGGCGGAGCCGCCTCGCCTGCCCGCGGCGAGGGTCCCCCGGGTAGCGAGGCCGCGGCACCTGCGTTCCGCCCCGGCGCCGGGAGGGGCGGCTTCCGGGCGCGGCGggaagcggcggcggcgcggtCCCCGTCCCGGTCTCGGCGGAGCGCTCTCCTGGTCGGCCGGCGCCATGGCTCGCAAGAAGCTACACCGGCCTATCGCCGCCATGGCCAAGAAAATCCGCGAGTACCGGGCGCTGAAGAACCGGCCGCGGGAGTCGCAGCGTTTCTCCCTGGACTACGAGACGATGCGGCGGCCCCTGACGCAGAAGCGGCTGCCGGTGCGGGCCTGGGAGGACGCGCGGAACGAGAACCGGCTCTTCGCCCTGCTCTGCCGCCTGCCGCGCTTCGGCCTGGGCCGCACCGTCACCCGCAAGTCCTGGCTGTGGGCGCACGACGAGCCCTGCTACTGGGTGGTCACCAAGGCGAAGGCGGACTACACGGCCGAG AACATGGATCATGGAAGAGCTTGGGGCTACCTGACCTTCAGAG gcaaaactgaagaaaaagtgaGAGAGATCGACAAAGTCATGTACCATGACTGGCGTTTGGTGCCAAAGCACGAGGAGGAAGCCTTCAAGAAATTCACCCCAGTGCCAGAGGAGACCATTCGGTACCTTCCATACCCACCTCTGCTCCGAGCCATGATCCTTGCGCAGtggcagaaagagggaaaaccGATCACAGAGGAGCCAATGATTGATCTGAAGAAGGGCACGGCCTCTCCCCCTCAGGgtgcaaagaaaaaagctacAGGGACACCAGTATAA